One segment of Papaver somniferum cultivar HN1 unplaced genomic scaffold, ASM357369v1 unplaced-scaffold_81, whole genome shotgun sequence DNA contains the following:
- the LOC113345528 gene encoding protein PALE CRESS, chloroplastic-like yields MEAKGFMLTCAPPLPPPPPNFTRRGIYLHHHHVHHLASSLTLMTPKLSCRTVLRKSKTKEEEELQYLEGLPEKFHDDEWQAAQREKTKELQRLREEEDEEENKKIEEYREIGMRLKDYPDEEVREARKLVSSFIRAGEEVEEKIEEAAERGELTELVLMVVWNRLDLARRDDEKDAIRSLDLLYRRIETEILKREATGAMRLLNDLLNLHDGFDDEGWLKQCRKQMVDTFPREDPFSLLVPSGFDINTHQGPFRPPPEDSDDLLLRIDFVREVDALLQEVRAEQEEAETAEGFDAESIASRLKQHEKQRTINQIEALLNLAASLKW; encoded by the exons ATGGAAGCAAAGGGTTTTATGCTAACTTGCGCAcctccattaccaccaccacctccaaacTTCACCAGAAGAGGAATTTATCTCCATCATCATCATGTTCATCATCTAGCTTCAAGTTTAACCTTAATGACACCCAAATTATCTTGCAGAACAG TTCTGAGGAAGAGTAagaccaaagaagaagaagaattacagtaCTTAGAGGGGCTTCCAGAAAAATTTCATGATGAT GAATGGCAAGCTGCCCAAAGAGAAAAGACTAAGGAGTTGCAAAGATTacgcgaagaagaagatgaagaagagaacaagAAGATTGAAGAGTATCGTGAGATTGGTATGCGTTTGAAGGACTATCCTGATGAAGAAGTTCGAGAAGCAAGGAAATTGGTTTCGAGTTTTATTAGAGCTGGTGAGGAAGTTGAGGAG AAAATAGAGGAAGCTGCTGAGAGAGGAGAGCTGACTGAGCTTGTTCTTATGGTCGTATGGAATCGCCTTGATCTTGCTCGACGTGAT GATGAGAAAGATGCAATTAGAAGTCTAGACCTCTTATACAGGAGAATTGAG ACAGAAATTTTGAAGAGGGAAGCTACCGGGGCCATGAGATTGCTAAATGATCTCTTGAATCTTCACGATGGATTTGATGATGAAGGTTGGCTGAAGCAATGCAGAAAGCAAATGGTTGATACCTTCCCAAGAGAGGATCCGTTCAGTTTGCTTGTTCCATCAGGGTTTGACATAAACACG CATCAAGGTCCATTCAGACCACCGCCAGAAGATTCTGATGACCTTTTACTGAGGATAGACTTTGTAAGAGAGGTAGATGCTTTGTTACAAGAAGTTCGCGCTGAACAGGAAGAAGCGGAGACTGCAGAAGGATTTGATGCAGAATCCATTGCAAGTAGATTGAAGCAACATGAGAAACAAAGAACTATAAACCAAATAGAAGCTCTATTAAATCTAGCTGCATCTCTGAAATGGTAG